In Candidatus Roseilinea sp., one DNA window encodes the following:
- a CDS encoding nitrate ABC transporter ATP-binding protein, which yields MASVIYDGLPTPATPAGREVLIRADKVCKSFELPDGNGIFTVLEDISLAIMPGEIVALLGRSGSGKSTLLRILAGLIPASSGDVFSSGRRVVGPNPDVAMVFQTFALLPWLTVQQNVELGLEALGVPMKERQARALKAIDMVGLDGFESAYPKELSGGMRQRVGFARAFVKQPKVLFMDEPFSALDVLTAENLRGEISDLWEKGDFPAQSVLIVTHNIEEAVYLADRVIILGANPGRVRGEVTIDLPRPRDRSARRFKELVDGIYIAMTNPDRDVTAAMAGVLPRRETPYPPLPHATVGGISGLLELLNERPELRDLPEISSTLQLATDDLLPIVDAAVMLGLAEVRQGDITLTDNGRAFATADIQTSKDIFRAQLLERVPTVKMIYNTLQAKPNGSMRAGFFLDILDEHFPREEAQHQFETAVDWGRYAELFEYDRGEDRLLLPVEVSELTD from the coding sequence ATGGCAAGCGTCATTTACGATGGGCTTCCCACGCCGGCGACGCCAGCCGGGCGTGAGGTGCTCATCCGCGCCGACAAGGTTTGCAAGAGCTTCGAGCTGCCGGATGGCAACGGCATCTTCACGGTGCTCGAAGACATTAGCCTCGCCATTATGCCAGGTGAGATCGTGGCGTTGTTGGGCCGCAGCGGCAGTGGCAAGAGCACGCTGTTGCGAATCCTTGCTGGGCTCATTCCAGCTTCGAGCGGCGATGTGTTTTCATCCGGGCGGCGCGTGGTCGGTCCCAATCCTGATGTGGCGATGGTCTTTCAAACATTTGCCTTGCTGCCATGGTTGACCGTGCAGCAAAACGTCGAGTTAGGCTTGGAAGCGCTAGGCGTTCCGATGAAAGAGCGACAGGCGCGCGCGCTGAAGGCCATTGACATGGTTGGACTCGACGGCTTCGAGAGCGCCTATCCCAAAGAGCTATCGGGCGGTATGCGCCAGCGCGTCGGCTTCGCGCGCGCGTTCGTCAAGCAGCCGAAGGTGTTGTTCATGGACGAGCCGTTCAGCGCGCTGGACGTACTGACTGCCGAAAACCTGCGCGGCGAGATCAGCGACCTCTGGGAGAAGGGTGACTTCCCGGCACAGAGCGTGCTGATCGTCACGCACAACATCGAGGAAGCGGTGTATTTGGCCGACCGCGTCATTATCCTGGGCGCGAACCCGGGTCGGGTGCGCGGCGAAGTGACGATTGACCTGCCGCGCCCACGCGACCGGAGCGCGCGCCGGTTCAAGGAGCTGGTGGATGGCATCTACATCGCCATGACGAACCCGGACCGCGACGTGACCGCAGCCATGGCCGGCGTGCTGCCGCGCCGCGAGACACCCTACCCGCCGTTGCCCCATGCCACCGTCGGCGGGATCAGCGGCTTGCTCGAACTGCTCAACGAGCGGCCTGAACTCCGCGACTTGCCCGAGATCTCCAGCACGCTCCAACTGGCGACGGATGATCTGTTGCCGATCGTTGATGCAGCCGTGATGCTGGGTCTGGCCGAGGTGAGGCAGGGCGATATCACCCTTACCGATAACGGCCGGGCGTTCGCCACAGCCGACATCCAGACCAGCAAGGACATCTTCCGCGCGCAACTGTTGGAGCGCGTGCCGACGGTGAAGATGATCTACAACACGCTCCAGGCCAAGCCGAATGGTTCGATGCGTGCCGGGTTCTTCCTCGACATCTTGGACGAGCACTTCCCGCGCGAGGAAGCGCAGCACCAATTCGAGACGGCTGTGGACTGGGGACGCTATGCCGAGCTGTTCGAATACGATCGTGGCGAAGATCGGCTGTTGCTGCCGGTCGAAGTGAGCGAGTTGACGGACTGA
- a CDS encoding ABC transporter permease, with the protein MTRLTFPTREVLRRMPFTAADAAIVVGTLALIVMFAYVGRTALVPFQPPDVLPEPISLEIIHLPYYLARSTLRMFIALGFSLLFTFTYGYIAAHSPRAERVLIPLLDILQSVPVLGFLSVTITFFITLFRGSLLGLEAASIFAIFTSQVWNMTFSFYHSLRTIPREQQEMARMFRLSRWHYFTRVEAPNAMIGLTWNTMMSFGGGWFFVAASEAISVLNQDYRLPGIGAYVTEAIDQQNFGALIAAIVAMAIMIVLVDQFVWRPLIAWSQKFRNEQSEASETPTSWVLDLWRAARLPTLVGHALRPAGEFVNRALSGSLAAKPAQMGSARVKAPAWVDVLYNGLLIALAVGGALILIRFILGEVGVAEVGSTFLLGVVTMLRVIVLTALSTLIWAPIGVAIGFNPRLARLIQPVAQFLSAFPANFLFPFVTFALIATGVSLNVGSILLMSLGAQWYVLFNIIAGAQTIPSDLREMAANMGLRGWKLWRRLIIPGIFSAWVTGGITASGGAWNASIVAEVVSWGDTTLVATGLGAYIAQATEVGDWPRIALGVGMMALFVVAFNRLLWRRLYALAERRYSL; encoded by the coding sequence ATGACCCGACTCACCTTTCCCACCCGCGAGGTGTTGCGCCGCATGCCATTCACGGCAGCGGATGCGGCGATCGTCGTTGGCACGCTCGCCCTCATCGTCATGTTCGCCTACGTGGGCCGCACAGCGCTCGTGCCGTTTCAGCCGCCGGACGTGCTGCCCGAGCCAATCAGCCTGGAGATCATCCATCTGCCCTACTACCTGGCGCGCAGCACACTGCGTATGTTCATTGCGCTGGGCTTCTCGCTGCTGTTCACCTTCACCTATGGCTACATTGCAGCGCACAGCCCACGCGCCGAGCGCGTGCTCATTCCGTTGCTCGATATCTTGCAGAGCGTGCCGGTGCTCGGCTTCCTCTCGGTGACGATCACGTTCTTCATCACGCTCTTCCGCGGCAGCCTGCTCGGACTGGAGGCTGCCTCCATCTTTGCCATCTTCACCAGTCAGGTGTGGAACATGACCTTCTCGTTCTACCACTCGCTGCGCACCATCCCGCGCGAGCAGCAGGAAATGGCGCGCATGTTCCGGCTGTCGCGCTGGCACTACTTCACGCGGGTCGAAGCGCCGAACGCGATGATCGGGTTGACGTGGAACACGATGATGAGCTTCGGCGGCGGGTGGTTCTTCGTCGCCGCCAGCGAGGCCATCAGCGTGCTCAATCAGGACTATCGCTTGCCCGGCATCGGCGCCTACGTGACCGAGGCAATTGATCAACAGAACTTCGGTGCGCTGATCGCTGCCATCGTCGCCATGGCCATCATGATCGTGCTAGTGGATCAGTTTGTGTGGCGACCACTCATCGCTTGGTCGCAGAAGTTCCGGAATGAGCAAAGCGAAGCGAGCGAGACACCGACGTCGTGGGTGCTCGACCTGTGGCGCGCAGCGCGGCTGCCGACGCTGGTTGGTCATGCGCTGCGCCCGGCCGGCGAATTCGTCAATCGCGCCCTGAGCGGCTCACTGGCGGCCAAACCAGCACAGATGGGGTCAGCGCGCGTTAAAGCGCCGGCATGGGTGGACGTGCTCTATAACGGGCTGCTCATCGCACTGGCGGTAGGCGGGGCACTCATACTCATTCGCTTCATCCTGGGCGAAGTGGGCGTGGCCGAGGTGGGTAGCACGTTTTTGCTGGGCGTGGTCACCATGCTTCGGGTAATCGTGCTCACCGCCCTGAGTACCCTGATCTGGGCGCCGATTGGGGTGGCCATCGGCTTCAACCCGCGCCTGGCCCGGCTGATCCAACCGGTGGCGCAGTTTTTATCGGCTTTCCCGGCCAACTTCCTCTTCCCATTCGTGACCTTTGCGCTGATCGCGACCGGCGTGAGCCTGAACGTGGGCAGCATCTTGCTGATGTCGCTGGGGGCGCAGTGGTATGTCTTGTTCAACATCATTGCCGGCGCGCAGACCATCCCCAGCGATCTGCGCGAGATGGCAGCCAACATGGGCTTGCGTGGTTGGAAGCTGTGGCGGCGATTGATCATCCCTGGAATCTTCTCCGCCTGGGTGACGGGCGGCATCACTGCCTCGGGCGGCGCGTGGAACGCCAGCATCGTGGCCGAAGTTGTATCGTGGGGCGACACCACGCTCGTGGCGACCGGCCTGGGGGCTTACATCGCTCAGGCCACAGAGGTAGGCGACTGGCCGCGCATTGCGCTGGGCGTGGGGATGATGGCGTTGTTCGTCGTTGCGTTCAACCGCCTGCTTTGGCGACGGTTGTATGCCTTGGCCGAGCGCAGATACTCGCTCTGA
- a CDS encoding magnesium transporter MgtC — translation MAWTQWISVQQVETWLASLYGIALTRMLLTLLLCGLVGLERSTHERASGFRPHILVGLGACLATLAGAYGFPDIMGDRDPLRVASYVISGIGFLGAGAILRHGATVRGLTTAATLWGAAGVGVTVAAGLGWLAVIAVGLYLFTLVPLEWLEGRLRTRRAVNALMIHVRDDNRAVGKTLRALTMLGAPVKRATVLPAQGETALLQVELARPLPVDQAPLLARQLLTLKKYVSQVNTSLATMNDEVQALELSPAAGESLSGSGEPVVPLNLSDDTLLEKLNEADAEAESQNNDAVNADWQGRAP, via the coding sequence ATGGCTTGGACACAGTGGATCTCGGTACAACAAGTGGAGACCTGGCTTGCATCTCTCTACGGCATTGCCTTGACCAGGATGTTGCTCACATTGCTGCTATGTGGGCTGGTGGGCCTCGAGCGCAGCACGCATGAGCGGGCAAGCGGCTTTCGCCCGCACATTCTCGTTGGCTTGGGGGCGTGCCTGGCTACCCTGGCCGGCGCCTACGGCTTTCCGGACATCATGGGCGATCGCGACCCATTGCGGGTGGCGAGCTACGTCATTTCAGGCATTGGCTTCCTCGGCGCAGGCGCCATCCTTCGCCACGGCGCGACCGTGCGTGGCCTGACGACGGCAGCGACGTTGTGGGGCGCAGCCGGCGTCGGCGTCACAGTCGCTGCCGGTCTAGGCTGGCTGGCAGTCATCGCCGTCGGGTTGTATCTGTTCACGCTGGTGCCGCTGGAATGGCTTGAGGGCCGGCTGCGCACACGCCGCGCTGTGAATGCGCTGATGATCCACGTGCGCGATGACAACCGTGCGGTGGGCAAGACGCTGCGCGCGCTGACGATGCTCGGTGCACCGGTGAAACGCGCTACTGTGCTGCCGGCCCAAGGGGAGACGGCGTTGCTACAGGTAGAGCTGGCGCGTCCGCTTCCCGTTGACCAGGCGCCTCTGCTCGCCAGGCAGTTGCTCACGTTGAAGAAGTATGTGTCGCAGGTGAATACATCGCTGGCTACGATGAATGACGAAGTGCAGGCTCTGGAATTATCGCCGGCGGCCGGTGAATCATTATCGGGATCGGGCGAGCCGGTCGTTCCCCTGAACCTGAGCGACGACACGCTTCTGGAGAAATTGAACGAAGCCGACGCCGAAGCGGAGAGCCAGAACAATGATGCAGTGAACGCCGATTGGCAAGGACGAGCACCATGA
- a CDS encoding glycosyl transferase family 1, which translates to MNITILTLGSRGDVQPYVALGLGLQRAGHAVRLVTDSGFAAFVRDYGLDFAPLETGVIQLIQSPEGKAALMGRGLFSMIKRMMPVLRRMMDDAWDASQGSDAIVYHPKVMAGVHIAEKLNVPACLAIALPAYAPTAAFANPVIGGGDYGPTINKLSYDLLTKVGMLPYRKMINAFRREKLGLPPYKDDLLLRGQPVPKLYAYSEHVVPRPSDWGDDVHVTGYWFLSAPPDWRPSRELLAFLSAGAPPVYVGFGSMSTQDAAAKSAIVLEAVRRTGLRAILATGWGGLTAANAPEGVFVLDGAPHDWLFPQCAAVVHHGGSGTTAAGLRAGKPTVIVPFFGDQPFWGRRVAALGVGPAPIPQKKLTADVLADALRVATSDADMAQRAKALSERICAEDGVARAIQAIARSDFG; encoded by the coding sequence ATGAATATCACGATCCTGACGTTGGGCTCGCGCGGCGACGTACAGCCATATGTCGCGCTTGGGTTGGGGTTGCAGCGCGCCGGCCACGCCGTGCGATTGGTCACCGATTCCGGGTTCGCCGCCTTCGTCAGGGACTACGGCCTGGACTTTGCGCCGCTGGAAACCGGCGTGATTCAACTTATTCAGTCGCCAGAGGGCAAGGCAGCGCTGATGGGCAGAGGTCTCTTCAGCATGATCAAGCGGATGATGCCGGTGCTGCGCCGGATGATGGATGATGCCTGGGACGCATCGCAAGGTTCGGACGCGATCGTGTATCACCCCAAGGTCATGGCCGGTGTGCATATTGCCGAGAAGCTGAATGTGCCTGCTTGCCTGGCAATTGCATTGCCGGCGTATGCGCCTACGGCAGCATTCGCCAACCCGGTCATCGGCGGTGGAGACTACGGGCCGACGATCAACAAACTCAGCTACGACTTGTTGACCAAGGTCGGCATGTTGCCATATCGCAAGATGATCAATGCCTTTCGACGTGAGAAACTGGGGCTGCCGCCGTATAAAGACGACTTGCTGCTGCGAGGCCAACCCGTGCCAAAGCTATACGCCTACAGCGAACACGTGGTGCCGCGGCCGAGTGACTGGGGGGATGATGTGCATGTCACCGGCTATTGGTTCCTCTCTGCGCCACCCGATTGGCGACCCTCGCGCGAACTGCTGGCGTTCTTGAGCGCCGGCGCACCGCCGGTCTACGTCGGCTTCGGCAGCATGAGCACGCAAGATGCTGCAGCCAAGTCGGCCATCGTATTGGAAGCGGTGAGGCGCACAGGCCTACGCGCTATCCTGGCGACGGGTTGGGGTGGGCTGACTGCAGCCAATGCGCCTGAAGGCGTGTTTGTGCTGGACGGCGCGCCGCACGACTGGCTGTTCCCGCAATGCGCAGCCGTCGTGCATCATGGCGGTTCGGGCACGACGGCAGCCGGTCTGCGCGCAGGCAAGCCAACGGTGATCGTGCCGTTCTTCGGCGATCAGCCGTTCTGGGGGCGGCGCGTCGCGGCGTTGGGTGTGGGGCCGGCGCCGATTCCACAAAAGAAGCTGACGGCCGATGTGCTGGCAGATGCGCTTCGCGTCGCCACGAGCGACGCCGATATGGCACAGCGGGCAAAGGCGCTGAGCGAGAGGATTTGCGCCGAGGACGGCGTGGCCAGGGCGATTCAAGCGATCGCGAGGAGCGACTTTGGCTAG
- the hisH gene encoding imidazole glycerol phosphate synthase subunit HisH: MIAVIDYGAGNLRNVCKALEHVGAELTLTDDRRALERADKLVLPGVGAFADCQHGLKARGLFELLRALALAGKPLLGICVGMQLLFEVGEEMGEWEGLGLIPGRVTRFHFPTQNNTTNAKGESISQFSIFNSQFKIPHIGWNQLWLRQPDHPLLAGVRDGDYAYFVHSYHPQGVDSAHVLAVTDYGYAFPSVVARDNVWGIQFHPEKSQDVGLRMLRNFVAWPMGEPAAGASGAIGKHVHHLPGH; the protein is encoded by the coding sequence ATGATCGCGGTAATTGACTACGGCGCGGGCAACCTGCGCAATGTGTGCAAGGCGCTGGAGCATGTCGGCGCCGAATTGACGCTGACCGACGACCGGCGCGCGCTCGAGCGCGCCGACAAACTGGTATTGCCCGGCGTGGGCGCATTTGCCGATTGCCAGCATGGCCTGAAGGCGCGCGGCTTGTTCGAGCTGCTGCGTGCGCTGGCGCTGGCCGGCAAACCCTTGCTCGGCATCTGCGTCGGCATGCAACTGCTGTTTGAGGTCGGCGAGGAGATGGGCGAGTGGGAAGGCCTGGGCCTGATCCCCGGCCGTGTCACCCGCTTCCACTTCCCGACTCAAAACAACACCACGAATGCCAAAGGCGAATCCATTTCTCAATTCTCAATTTTCAATTCTCAATTCAAAATCCCGCACATCGGCTGGAATCAGTTGTGGCTCAGGCAACCCGATCACCCGCTGCTGGCCGGCGTGCGCGATGGCGACTACGCCTATTTCGTCCACTCATATCATCCGCAAGGCGTAGATTCGGCGCACGTGTTGGCCGTCACCGATTATGGCTACGCATTCCCGTCCGTCGTCGCGCGCGACAACGTGTGGGGCATCCAATTCCATCCGGAGAAGAGCCAGGATGTCGGCTTGCGCATGCTAAGGAACTTTGTTGCGTGGCCGATGGGGGAGCCGGCTGCTGGCGCTTCTGGGGCAATAGGCAAGCATGTTCACCATCTACCCGGCCATTGA
- the hisF gene encoding imidazole glycerol phosphate synthase subunit HisF produces MLAKRIIPCFDVANGRVVKGVNFVNLRDAGDPVEQAAIYNDERADELVFLDILASHEGRGTIVEMARRVADEVFIPFTIGGGIRSADDFRTLLLAGADKCSINSAAVRNPNLINEAAWRFGSQCVVVAIDARREGDRWKVYLNGGRVPTELDAVAWAQEAERRGAGEILLTSMDTDGTQDGYDLPLLRAICNAVNIPVIASGGAGKLEHFYEAIQAGASAVLAASVFHYKTFSVSEVKRYLAGRGVPVRL; encoded by the coding sequence ATGCTGGCCAAACGCATCATCCCCTGCTTCGACGTGGCCAACGGCCGGGTGGTCAAGGGTGTGAACTTCGTCAACCTGCGCGACGCCGGCGATCCGGTGGAGCAGGCCGCCATCTACAACGATGAACGCGCCGACGAGCTGGTCTTCCTCGACATCCTGGCCTCGCACGAAGGCCGCGGCACGATTGTCGAGATGGCGCGCCGCGTGGCAGACGAGGTATTCATCCCGTTCACCATCGGCGGCGGCATCCGCTCCGCCGACGACTTCCGCACGCTGTTGCTGGCCGGCGCCGATAAGTGCTCGATCAACAGCGCCGCCGTGCGCAATCCCAACCTGATCAATGAAGCGGCCTGGCGCTTCGGGTCGCAGTGCGTGGTGGTGGCCATAGACGCCCGGCGCGAGGGCGACCGTTGGAAGGTCTACCTGAACGGCGGGCGCGTGCCGACCGAGCTGGACGCCGTCGCCTGGGCGCAAGAGGCCGAGCGACGCGGCGCGGGCGAGATCCTGCTCACCAGCATGGACACCGACGGCACGCAGGACGGCTACGACCTGCCGCTGCTGCGCGCGATCTGCAACGCCGTCAACATCCCGGTCATCGCCTCCGGCGGGGCCGGCAAGCTCGAACACTTCTACGAGGCGATCCAAGCCGGCGCCAGCGCGGTGCTGGCCGCGTCGGTCTTCCACTACAAAACCTTTAGCGTGAGCGAGGTCAAGCGCTACTTAGCCGGTCGCGGCGTGCCGGTGCGATTGTGA
- the hisI gene encoding histidine biosynthesis bifunctional protein HisIE: MLSAWPAAQRDVLQLKFDAFGLIPAIIQDALTGRVLMLGWMNDEALQRTLHTGEVWFWSRSRQALWHKGATSGNVLRVCEVRADCDADCLLVRAEPAGPTCHTGRESCFWQDVNGNVLQPPAAGFLDELADIVQSRRVALPDESYTARLFAQGRFKIAQKVGEEGLETALAGVAQDDNRLIEESADLLFHLLVLLNERGVTLREVLARLAERHTQATQAK, encoded by the coding sequence ATGCTGTCGGCCTGGCCCGCAGCACAGCGAGACGTGCTTCAACTCAAGTTCGATGCCTTCGGCCTGATCCCCGCTATCATTCAGGACGCCCTCACTGGCCGCGTGCTCATGCTCGGCTGGATGAACGATGAGGCACTGCAGCGCACGCTGCATACCGGCGAAGTGTGGTTCTGGTCACGCAGCCGGCAAGCGTTGTGGCACAAGGGCGCAACCAGCGGCAACGTGCTGCGCGTGTGCGAAGTGCGCGCCGATTGCGATGCCGATTGCCTGCTCGTCCGCGCCGAACCGGCTGGCCCGACATGCCACACCGGCCGCGAGAGCTGCTTCTGGCAGGACGTGAACGGCAACGTGCTCCAACCGCCTGCGGCCGGCTTCCTCGACGAACTGGCGGACATCGTGCAATCGCGCCGCGTCGCCCTGCCCGACGAAAGCTATACCGCGCGTCTGTTCGCGCAGGGCCGCTTCAAGATTGCTCAGAAGGTCGGTGAAGAAGGGCTGGAGACGGCGCTGGCCGGCGTTGCTCAAGACGACAATCGGCTAATCGAAGAGAGCGCCGATCTGCTCTTTCATCTGCTCGTGCTGTTGAACGAGCGCGGCGTGACGCTGCGCGAGGTGCTGGCTCGGCTGGCCGAACGACATACACAAGCTACGCAGGCGAAATGA
- a CDS encoding prenyltransferase: MVAVALSRNRVVQCTAALFRMARPQMIAAGLLVYALGVIMGARSAGAVHWPAMGAGLIALLAANLCAHFADEFADRDVDALSRRTWFSGGSGVLPAGLVPPELALRAAWVTAGFALFTSIIFAAVGLLSITALGVILLGLVGGWCYSMPPWALERRGLGEVTNALLGAMLIPLLGFATQHGALTLEAALGLLPVFVITMVNLLGVHWADRRADAAVGKRTLVVMLGARTLHLHRLLTVLTYALTWAPAGVVLPLGVVVAITLTLPISLWATLTFTRREQDGASSAAMVALMIAACAGWGLA; the protein is encoded by the coding sequence ATGGTTGCTGTGGCGTTATCCCGTAACCGAGTCGTGCAATGCACCGCTGCGCTGTTTCGCATGGCGCGCCCGCAGATGATCGCCGCGGGCTTGCTGGTATATGCCCTGGGTGTGATTATGGGCGCGCGGTCGGCAGGCGCGGTGCACTGGCCGGCAATGGGAGCCGGGCTGATCGCACTGCTGGCCGCCAACCTGTGCGCGCATTTTGCCGATGAGTTCGCCGATCGCGACGTGGACGCCCTGAGCCGGAGAACCTGGTTCTCCGGCGGGAGCGGCGTGCTGCCCGCCGGCTTGGTTCCACCCGAACTCGCCCTGCGCGCCGCTTGGGTTACCGCCGGTTTTGCCCTGTTCACAAGCATCATCTTTGCAGCGGTCGGACTGCTTTCCATCACTGCGCTTGGCGTCATTCTGCTCGGCTTGGTCGGCGGCTGGTGCTATTCGATGCCCCCTTGGGCGTTGGAAAGACGCGGGCTGGGTGAAGTGACCAACGCCTTGCTCGGCGCGATGCTGATCCCGCTGCTCGGATTTGCCACGCAGCATGGTGCACTTACGCTCGAAGCTGCGCTGGGCCTGTTGCCTGTGTTCGTCATCACGATGGTCAACCTGCTCGGCGTCCACTGGGCTGACCGGCGCGCCGACGCCGCTGTGGGCAAGCGCACGCTGGTCGTCATGCTGGGTGCGCGCACCTTACATCTGCACCGCTTGCTGACCGTCCTGACCTACGCGCTGACGTGGGCGCCGGCCGGCGTGGTTCTGCCGTTGGGCGTGGTCGTCGCCATCACGCTCACCCTGCCGATCAGCCTATGGGCCACGCTCACCTTCACCCGCCGAGAGCAAGACGGCGCCAGTTCCGCCGCCATGGTCGCGCTGATGATCGCCGCGTGCGCAGGCTGGGGGCTGGCGTGA
- the hisA gene encoding 1-(5-phosphoribosyl)-5-[(5-phosphoribosylamino) methylideneamino] imidazole-4-carboxamide isomerase encodes MFTIYPAIDLRDGRVVRLLQGDPSQQITYSDNPSAVARRWVSEGATWLHIVNLDGAFGDPTAGRTNRRALHEICCHVKAKVQFGGGLRDIDDVKAAFDAGADRVVLGTAAAENPKLVADALAQFGPERVAVGLDSRDGIVVTRGWQHTTHMTAIELGTLMKEMGVIHAVYTEVGRDGMMVGVAAELTAALAQLTGLRIIASGGVRNLDDVRELAQYAPRGVDGVIIGRALYEGAFSLKEALQTIVAEG; translated from the coding sequence ATGTTCACCATCTACCCGGCCATTGACCTGCGCGATGGGCGCGTCGTCCGCCTATTGCAGGGCGACCCTTCGCAGCAGATCACGTATTCGGATAATCCATCTGCCGTCGCTAGACGCTGGGTAAGCGAAGGGGCAACGTGGCTGCACATCGTGAATTTGGACGGCGCATTTGGTGACCCGACTGCGGGGCGCACCAATCGTCGCGCGTTGCATGAAATATGCTGCCATGTAAAGGCCAAGGTTCAGTTCGGCGGCGGGTTACGCGACATTGACGATGTGAAAGCGGCGTTCGACGCCGGTGCGGATCGCGTGGTGTTGGGTACGGCTGCTGCCGAGAACCCGAAGCTGGTGGCCGATGCACTCGCCCAGTTCGGGCCGGAGCGCGTGGCCGTCGGCCTGGACTCGCGCGACGGCATCGTCGTTACGCGCGGGTGGCAGCATACGACGCACATGACGGCCATCGAGCTGGGCACGCTGATGAAGGAGATGGGCGTTATCCATGCGGTCTATACCGAGGTTGGACGCGATGGCATGATGGTCGGCGTCGCGGCTGAACTCACGGCGGCGCTGGCCCAGTTGACCGGCCTCAGGATCATCGCCTCAGGTGGGGTGCGCAACCTGGACGACGTTCGCGAGCTGGCCCAATACGCGCCGCGCGGCGTGGATGGCGTGATTATCGGGCGCGCGCTCTACGAAGGCGCATTCTCGCTCAAGGAAGCGTTGCAAACGATCGTTGCAGAAGGGTAA
- the ltaE gene encoding threonine aldolase, producing the protein MTHRSFASDNNAGAHPEVLQAILAANEGHVLGYGDDPYTRRAIAVFKRHFGEDADVYFVFNGTAANSLGLAAITRSYNAVICAATAHIHCDECGAPEKFAGVKLLTCETPDGKLTVEHARQHMHGFGDEHHIQPKVISITQSTELGTLYQVEEIRALADYAHAHGLLLHMDGARICNAAAALDLPFRTFTRDAGVDVLSFGGTKNGLLGGEAVVFFPPRAAASDFKFIRKQGMQLASKMRFIGAQFEVLLRDDLWRRNACNANAMARRLADAVRGIVEIAYPVQANAVFAVIPNWAIEALRRHSFFYEWAPADEAHTIARWMCAWDTTPEDVDAFASHIAGVLGQRRAAQG; encoded by the coding sequence ATGACCCATCGCAGCTTTGCCAGCGACAACAACGCCGGCGCACATCCCGAAGTCCTCCAGGCTATCCTCGCGGCCAACGAGGGCCACGTGCTCGGCTACGGCGATGACCCTTACACCCGCCGCGCCATAGCGGTGTTCAAACGTCATTTCGGCGAGGACGCCGACGTGTACTTCGTCTTCAACGGCACGGCGGCCAACTCGCTCGGCCTGGCAGCCATCACGCGCAGCTACAACGCCGTCATCTGCGCTGCAACTGCGCATATTCACTGCGACGAGTGCGGTGCGCCGGAGAAGTTCGCCGGCGTCAAACTGCTGACGTGCGAAACGCCCGACGGCAAACTCACGGTGGAGCATGCACGGCAGCATATGCACGGCTTCGGCGACGAGCACCACATCCAGCCCAAAGTGATCTCCATCACGCAGAGCACCGAGCTGGGCACGTTGTATCAGGTGGAGGAGATTCGTGCGCTGGCCGACTACGCCCATGCGCATGGATTGCTGTTGCACATGGATGGCGCGCGCATCTGCAACGCCGCCGCCGCGCTCGATCTTCCCTTCCGCACTTTCACGCGCGACGCCGGCGTGGATGTGCTGTCGTTCGGCGGCACGAAGAACGGTTTGCTGGGCGGCGAGGCCGTGGTCTTCTTCCCACCGCGCGCTGCCGCCTCCGACTTCAAGTTCATTCGCAAGCAGGGCATGCAACTGGCTTCGAAGATGCGCTTCATCGGCGCGCAGTTCGAGGTGCTGCTACGTGACGACCTGTGGCGGCGCAACGCGTGCAACGCCAACGCTATGGCGCGCCGGCTGGCCGACGCCGTGCGCGGCATCGTCGAGATCGCCTATCCGGTGCAGGCCAACGCCGTCTTCGCCGTCATACCCAATTGGGCGATCGAGGCGCTGCGTCGGCACAGCTTCTTCTACGAATGGGCGCCGGCCGACGAGGCGCACACCATCGCGCGCTGGATGTGCGCGTGGGACACAACGCCTGAGGACGTAGACGCGTTCGCGTCGCACATTGCCGGGGTGTTGGGCCAGAGGCGGGCTGCCCAGGGCTAA